AGCCTGATCCAAAATATCGAGCACGGGAGCGGCGCATATTGTCGTGCAAGACGCCGCGGATAGCAATGCGTGCCGTTGCGGTTTATACCGATGCTGATTGACTCCCATTACCACGGTAAGATCCAGGTCGCTTCCGGGAGCCGTGACGATGACGGTGGACGCCCCGGCAGCCAAATGTTTCGCCGCGTCTTTGCGGGAAGTGAATTTTCCGGTTGCGTCAATTACAACGTCGACGCCCAGCTTTTGCCACGGAATTCGCGCCGGATCATGCTCGCACACGACTTCGACGACATGCCCGTTAATCATGATTTGCCGATCGTTCGCGGCAATGTCGGCATGCCACCTGCCATGCGTGCTGTCATATTTCAACAGATGGGCAATCGTTTTGGCGGGGTGGATCGAATTGATTGCTGTTAACGCAAATTCCGGCGTTTTTTGGGCAAAGGCTTTTCTGATCAGCAGCCGCCCGATTCTCCCGGTGCCGTTTAAGCCAAAAGTTCCTCCCATTCCGCACCTCCTGATTGTTGTTATATATTTTATACCATTTATTTAATTATGACGCAATATATAAGAAATAAAAATTATTTAATACGCTATATATAAGTGAATATGCGCCCGAAATCAAAATTTATGGCACAATAAAAACCCGTTGCATGTGCCGATCGTTCACTCGGCATGCGCAGGGTTCGGGGAACATTGATTTTTTTGGCTGGCCTGATTTCAGTTGCGCTGCGCAGCGCCGTTCCAGAATACGCGCACAATGGCTGAGGCGGCATCTTCAAGGGTGGCATACCCCTCAAGAAAAGAACGGCTGTTTCCCAACATGCACAAAGCGCTGAACGCATGCGACAATAGCAGCGGGTTTTCCCGCGCAAGCGCCCCGCGCTCCATGGCGGCTTGCAAAGCGTCTGCCAGAGCCAAATGAATGGCCAGTTCCGCCTTGCGAATCTCCGCGATTTGTTCGCTCGATAAACGCAAACTGGCTTCTTTCAGCAAAGTTTCAAAATCTCCATGCTTGTGCTTCATGCGTTCCGCCGCAATATCAACCAACTTGTCCTTCAGATTTTTTTCCTGTTCCAGCAAATTGCGGACATGGCTTCGCACGCGTTCCAACGTATGCACAACCGAAAGCGTAAAAAGATTGGCTTTATTGTCGAAATAATAATATACCGTCGCTTTGGTAACGCCGCATTCGCGGGCTATCCGCTCCAGCGAAACCCGTTCAAAGCCCAGCTCCATAAACACGGCGGACGCTTTGCGCAAAACTTGTTCTCTTGTGCGGCTATCCCCATTATCCGATTTTTTCGGCCTGCCGGGCATACGATGTTTATTTGTCGGCATCATCAGATCCATCCTTGTTGCAAAATTAACCTTCCAGTATATATAATTAAAATCTAAACACATTATAGCATACATAGGGAGGCGACTTATGAGTCTTTCCATCCTAAAACAAATAAACGACTTCGTATCCGGCAAGGCCGGCAAATGGGTTACCTTGCTGGCATGGATCATATTGGCGGGCGTATTGAACAGCGTTTTCCCGCAAGCCAACAGCCTGGTGATTGACAATACCGCCAGTCTAAGCGACAAAATGCCGTCCGTGCAGGCCGAGGCGGTCGAAAAGCGGGAATTCCCGGATGAATCGGGCGTGCCCGCGCTCATTGTGTGGCACCGGGAAAACGGCTTGCAAAGCGACGATTTGGCCGCCATACAGGCTGTAGCCAAATATTTTACGGAATCTCCGCTAACCGGTCAATCTTTTGTCGTTCCCTTGCACAAATTGCCCGCGCCGGCGCTGCAAAAACAAGTTTCTTCCGACGGAAGCACGCTGGTGATGCCGTTATTTTTCCAACAAAACACCGATGAGGATCAGCTTAACGCCAGTATGCGGCAATTTCAAACGAAAACAATTGCCTTGCTGAATTCCGACCCGTTTGCCGCCCAAATTTCCGATTCCGCCGCGTTAAGCGCCAGAATTACCGGTCCGGTGGGCATTTCCATTGACGCCAAGGATTTGTTCAAGCGCGCCGATGTATCCTTGCTGATCGCGACCGTGTTGCTTGTCCTGATCATTCTGCTGTTGATTTACCGCTCGCCAATCCTTGCGTTGATTCCGCTTGTCGCTGTCGGTTTCGCCTATGGGGTCGTTAATCCGGTCATTGGGCGTCTGGCCGAGATAGGCTTAATCGACGTCGATTCGCAGGCATTATCGATCATGACCGTCTTATTGTTTGGGGCCGGTACCGATTATTGTTTGTTTCTGATCAATCGTTTTCGCCAGGCGCTGGGCGCGGAAAAGAGCATAAAAACGGCGCTGTTGCAATCCGTGAAAGGTGTCTCCGGAGCAATCGCGATGAGCGGAATTACGGTCGTCATCTCCATGTTTACGCTACTTTTGGCCAAATTCGGCTTCTATCACCGGTTCGCGATTCCGTTCGGACTGGCGGTGCTCGTCATGGTGCTGGCCAGCCTCACGCTGGTTCCCGCGCTTTTGGCCATTTTCGGTCGCGTATCTTTTTACCCGTTTATCCCGCGCACTCCGGAAATGGCGCGCGATTGGGCCGCACGCAAAGGCAAGCCGGCGCCAAAGTTGAAAGAACCGCACCGATTCGGCATGGCATTGGGCGGCAAAATCGTGCAAAAGCCGCTGCTCGTGGCAGCCATTACGGTAATTGCGCTTGGCGGATTAGCCGTGTTCGCCGCCCAAACGAAATTTACCTACGATACGTTTTCCGCGTTTCCGAGCTCGATGCCATCCCGGGAAGGCTTTGCGCTGATCGGCGACAAATTTTCCCAGGGCGAATTGGCGCCGGTAAAAGTGATGATCCAAACCGAAGGGAAAGATATTTCCGTTCAAACCGCATTGCAAAAGCTGGATTATATTGCGAAAATATCCGGTCCGCAAAATGGAAAGCAAAACCCGGACATAGTGGCCTACCAACTTGAACTGAAGTTCAACCCTTTTTCCAACGATGCGATCGACCGCATCCCCGAACTCAGGGAAAAACTGACCGCCGCCGTATCCGCGGCAGGCATCGGCGATGCGGCGCATAAAGTGTGGATAGGCGGACAAACCGCCAACCAATACGATATCCGCCAAGTTTCGTCCGATGACGCGCAGCGGATTATTCCCGTGATAATCGTCTTGATTTCACTTTTGCTCTTTTTCTATCTTCGTTCGGTTACTGCGACCATCTATTTGATATTGACGGTGCTGTTGTCTTATTTTTCCGCGTTGGGGCTCGGTTGGCTGATTGTGCATTACTTGCTGGGCGCGGAGGCAATTCAGGGGTTCATTCCCTTGTACGCTTTTGTGTTTCTGGTCGCGCTTGGGGAAGACTACAATATTTTTATGGTGTCGAGCATATGGAAAAACAGCAGACATGTGCCGCTCCGTCAAGCCGTGCGGCAAGGCGTCGCCCATACCGGCTCCGTAATCACTTCCGCCGGCATTATTTTGGCCGGAACGTTCGCGGTGCTTGCTTCTTTGCCGATTCAAATTCTCGTTCATTTCGGGATTATTACCGCTGTCGGCGTCATCCTTGACACATTTATTGTTCGCCCTTTCCTGGTGCCGGCTTTGACCGTTTTGCTTGGCCGTTTTGCCTTCTGGCCGGGAAAAACGCCGCAAATTGAGCATCCAATCCAGAACAGAGGAGGATAATTTAGTGGAGATGCCGATGTGCCGGGGCGGGAATGAGGAGATAGCATTGCATATCGATATTCGTATTGTCCATTAAGCGCAACTTTTTTATAATGAATGAATAGTGGCGAAGAACGTCCTATTCCCGCATGTATGCGGAACAGGACGTTCTTTCATTTTTTTTGGGGAGGCGATGCAAGATGGAATTTGCGGAAGCTCATGCCGCATTTATCCGGCATCATCTGGAAAAACGGACGGGCGAACGCCGCGGGCGTCTGGAAAGGGGGCATCAACATGGCGAGATGCTTTTTCTGAAAAATGTGTGGTGGCCGTTGCGGGGAAATTTCCGCGATCTGCATCCGGAATATGAAGTGACCGATTGGCGAGGGAGGCCCTACTTCGCCGATTTCGCCTGGTTGCCGGGGCAACTAAGGTTGGTGATTGAAATTAAAGGATATGCCTCGCATGTCCGGGACATGGACAGGCAAAAATTTTGCCA
The sequence above is a segment of the Bacilli bacterium genome. Coding sequences within it:
- a CDS encoding TetR/AcrR family transcriptional regulator yields the protein MMPTNKHRMPGRPKKSDNGDSRTREQVLRKASAVFMELGFERVSLERIARECGVTKATVYYYFDNKANLFTLSVVHTLERVRSHVRNLLEQEKNLKDKLVDIAAERMKHKHGDFETLLKEASLRLSSEQIAEIRKAELAIHLALADALQAAMERGALARENPLLLSHAFSALCMLGNSRSFLEGYATLEDAASAIVRVFWNGAAQRN
- a CDS encoding MMPL family transporter produces the protein MSLSILKQINDFVSGKAGKWVTLLAWIILAGVLNSVFPQANSLVIDNTASLSDKMPSVQAEAVEKREFPDESGVPALIVWHRENGLQSDDLAAIQAVAKYFTESPLTGQSFVVPLHKLPAPALQKQVSSDGSTLVMPLFFQQNTDEDQLNASMRQFQTKTIALLNSDPFAAQISDSAALSARITGPVGISIDAKDLFKRADVSLLIATVLLVLIILLLIYRSPILALIPLVAVGFAYGVVNPVIGRLAEIGLIDVDSQALSIMTVLLFGAGTDYCLFLINRFRQALGAEKSIKTALLQSVKGVSGAIAMSGITVVISMFTLLLAKFGFYHRFAIPFGLAVLVMVLASLTLVPALLAIFGRVSFYPFIPRTPEMARDWAARKGKPAPKLKEPHRFGMALGGKIVQKPLLVAAITVIALGGLAVFAAQTKFTYDTFSAFPSSMPSREGFALIGDKFSQGELAPVKVMIQTEGKDISVQTALQKLDYIAKISGPQNGKQNPDIVAYQLELKFNPFSNDAIDRIPELREKLTAAVSAAGIGDAAHKVWIGGQTANQYDIRQVSSDDAQRIIPVIIVLISLLLFFYLRSVTATIYLILTVLLSYFSALGLGWLIVHYLLGAEAIQGFIPLYAFVFLVALGEDYNIFMVSSIWKNSRHVPLRQAVRQGVAHTGSVITSAGIILAGTFAVLASLPIQILVHFGIITAVGVILDTFIVRPFLVPALTVLLGRFAFWPGKTPQIEHPIQNRGG